The Deltaproteobacteria bacterium DNA segment GCCCCTCGGACGCGTGCTCGGGCGCGCCGGGCCTGCCGTGCGCGCCATCCTCGACCACGCGCTCGCGCGCCACGAGCTCACCGTCGACGAGGGCGAGGCCCTCCTGGGCGCCGAGGGCAACGACCTGGTGGCGCTGGTCCGCACCGCCGACGCGATCCGGGCCGCGGACGTGGGCGACGAGGTCACCTACGTCGTCAACCGCAACGTCAACTTCACCAACGTGTGCTTCGTGAACTGCCAGTTCTGCGCCTTCAAGCGTCAGCGCTGGGAGGACGACGCCTACACGCACGGCGTCGACGTCGTGCTCGGCAAGGTCGAGGAGGCGATCGCCCGCGGCGCGACCGAGGTGTGCATGCAGGGCGGCATCAACCCCGAGATGGGCGCCTTCACCTACCGGGACATGCTGCTCGCCATCAAGTCGCGCTTCCCCGAGATCCACGTGCACGCCTTCTCGCCCATGGAGATCCTGTACGGAGCGCGGCGGACCAACATGGACTACCCGGCCTACATCGGCATGCTGCGCGACTGCGGCCTCGGCAGCATCCCGGGCACGGCGGCCGAGATCCTCGACGACGAGGTGCGCGAGATCCTCTCCCACAAGAAGGTGGATGTACGCAGCTGGGTCGAGATCATCACCACCGCGCATCGCCTGGGCGTGCCGACCACGGCGACC contains these protein-coding regions:
- the cofH gene encoding 7,8-didemethyl-8-hydroxy-5-deazariboflavin synthase subunit CofH, with protein sequence MSWIEPWETIEAVALNDEPLGRVLGRAGPAVRAILDHALARHELTVDEGEALLGAEGNDLVALVRTADAIRAADVGDEVTYVVNRNVNFTNVCFVNCQFCAFKRQRWEDDAYTHGVDVVLGKVEEAIARGATEVCMQGGINPEMGAFTYRDMLLAIKSRFPEIHVHAFSPMEILYGARRTNMDYPAYIGMLRDCGLGSIPGTAAEILDDEVREILSHKKVDVRSWVEIITTAHRLGVPTTATVMYGHVETAGHIARHIDLLRRIQKETGGFTEFVPLGFIWENTKLYRDGRVTPQPKGLRDLRIYAASRLMLRGLIDNLQTSWVKLGHRLSQLTLRAGCNDFGGTLMEESISREAGADAGEYTSVEEIEALVRAMGRVPVERTTLYGRVRRDGDAAPAARALDGPPDESNHAGHGAGGWRGRGPVPCGPHPAH